AAGCAGTTAAAATGTACTTCAGCTCTCAGGGGCAATTAATCTGACCTAGCTCAAGAGAAGGAAGTGCTGTGTGAAAATACTACACTGAAGAGGAAATTACCCAGTGGGTGATGTTCAAAAGTGAAATATTACCagtaaaatattaacaaaattgACAGTTgagtttttgcagttttttttcaAGCAAGGCCACAGATGATATTGTTCAAATACTCCTTAAATGGATCAGGTGGCAGAGAACAACTTCTCAGGTCTAAACTTATAGCCAGAACACTCCAGAATAAATAGcaacaaataaatacacaggTGGAATTAAAGCATAAATCTTGAATTGACTACTATGGATAACCCATTATTTTGACATTCTCCACCTCATTAGCAGAACAAGCAGCCAAATTTCACTAATCAAAAAGCAGCCCAGTACCTGGTCATCACTCTTGCATGTGTCCTGCTGTCCATTTTGCTGGCAAGGAGCAGAGCATGACCCCACAAACCATGCTTCATGGCAGACTCCAAAGCATCCTAATAAACACACAAATTAGTTTCCTGGGAACAGTTTCATATTACTCATAAAACCCAGTTTTACAGTAGTAATTTGTGATCAAATCAAAATATGTTTAGATAAAAGGTAACACACTGTAATTTTGCTTTAGATTATGAGCTGTAGGGTATAAATTTCTGTATCAGTGTCACAAAACATTGCATACACTACAAAAATAAGTAGCAGCACAGGCACTCACTTTCTTACGGCcataaagcagcagctccctgaatCTCTCAGTCTCCTTCTCAAAACTGTCAACTGTGGTTACAAGATTATCAGTGAGAAACGAGAGCTGGGCTTCACCAGATTCCTCTTCCACTTGTTCCAAAGCCTCATTATTGAAATCAATCAAATTTGCCTCATTAGGGGACTTCCCAGGAAGCCACACTGTTTTGTGATCTCGGAGCAGAAGTTCAGCCAGGTCTGTTCCCACAacagtctgtgtgtgtgcagaggaaacaaaaatcgAAAAATCTGTTATTTCAACACTGCCTGCATTTCATTTGGCACTTCAACAGCAATATGTGAACATCAGCACATCTGAGCAGCTGAGGTGAGTGCCCAGCTTACACATTCCTTCAATCAGTGCCATATTCCAAGATCAGTGACTAGAACACAAATTGCAGATCTTTGCACAAAAACTATTTGTGTACAAAACACTTTAGGACAGATAAAAACTCCAGCAGTGAGACATACCCCATTCTGCCTGCACAACAGTACAATGAAGTCCCAAAGAAGACTTGCAGATTCTTTGTcaattaaattttcattcttAAAGCACTGTGCAGCTTTACTTTGTGCAAAATTAATAACATCCACTTTATGGGTCtcatccctgaaaaaaaaaagaagaaaaaaagtcattatcTGTAATTACTCTGAGGAATAAATTTAAAGCTCATGTATTATTTAAGCAGGTGAAAAGccacaaatattttaagtcaGTTTAAAATCCTGTAATTTgcaatgaagaaataatttctgaatgtATGGTTATTTCTGAAAACTGCAGGAACATACTTAGCAAGAGGACCAGGAAAGGCTCTCATCTCTTCTTGCTCTGGAGAATGTTGTAACATAGTCTGAAACACAAATATAATCCATAAGAAATCCTTGTAACtctaaattttgcttttactgaTAAAACCCCCAGAACTGAACATGACCCATCATGTAATCAAGCCTCTTAAGCAAAATTTAAAGGGTGACTTTGTCACAACCTGCACAAGGATGATAAATTATGAAATCTACTTTACATGCAATTACTCTGTACATCTTTCTGAACAAAATTATAAGGAGCTGGATGATCTCATCATGACTAAGTCATCTCTCAGAGGAAAGGAACTTTTACATTTACTGTTTTACTTATGATTACAGCCCAAACAGATAAAGATACATGCACTGacataaaaaaagagaaatcaggaAGTTACAGATTCAAgttccccatttcccttccaAAAGAAAGACCTTTATTCCATtacttcccatttttccttctaaacTTTACCTCCATGCTGTGGATTTCAACCAGAGCTGGCTGACCCTCAGAAGGCAGGTTTGGCAGTGCTTTTATTAAGAAGCCACCAGGCCCAAACCTGGCACAGATATGAGGCACTGAAAATTTCTCAGGTGTTGAGGGTCTTAAAGGTGctgaaatgaggagaaaagataaaataagaaCAGGTAACCTGCTCTGCAGATAAGCAAACTTGCTGATGTATTTACCCAATTCAGTAATCCTGCAGTGTTAGTGGAAAACACCCCGTTACTGAATTTGGCTGAACTTTGGAAGAAACAATCAGCTCCTTTATAATCCCAAAGTCCCAAACCTGAAGATTTGCAATAACTAGAACAAAACTAAACTGCAGAACCCTAAAATccacttatttttttcaatgcaGGCGTTTAGATTGTTAGTATCAGACACATTCCTGTCATCTCTGTACGAACATATAACACATCTTCAAAGAGCTAAACAGACATCACCACCTTGGCAAAgcttttccagagaaaatgttttgtatCTATAGCACAAGGTTTTCCCTCATTCCCCAGCGTGTCCATACCTTGTTCCACAGCTGACCAGGCTGTTTCAGCAGGGTAGCCATAGTCTGGGAAGGGCTGCTGTCCATCAAAGCTGGGCTCATACCCTCCGTAGGGATAATCTGCGtgcactgcctgtgcaggggGTTCGTAGGCAGTGAGATCATGATTGCTCCTGTACAGCTGGCTCTAGGCAGGGCACATCAGCCAGGTTAGCTGGGGTTACACACACAGcaagcagcactgcacacacagccttGCAGAAAGCCCCCCCTGTGTGACCCTTCTGGGATAATTAATCATTTTGTCTTCTCCTCCAATACTTTTACTATCATTTGATCTGTTCACATCCAAGCATGTTCAGTTCTCTCACAACAGAACTTCTATGTGCTTGTGTGAAAAGTTAAGATTATAGCACCAGTTCTGTTACCAGCAACTGTGGGTCAGAATGAATGTTCACTTCTGCTGTAACAGACAGAAAATCCCAACTGAAAAAGCCCAACAAATGTCAAATGACAGTGGGTGCCTAAAGATTAATGCCTAAATGATTTCCAATACTGCTTCCAACATTACTGAATTAATTGGAATTTGGACTGGAAAAGTACCTAAACTTCCAAGAAACATGATGAACCAAGTACAGGTGAAATGACCCATTATGTGAGCAAAAATGGTACCTCAAAAATTAGCCAAATATTCTCTGAGCTTTTCACCTATCTGTATTTGTGGTGTAAGTGGATGAGTAATCAGTTAgctttggtttttgcttttaaagtcAAAATAACATCATACTAATATGAGTTAGTCCTTTAATACATTCCAAGTTCAGTAACACAGCCAAACTTGTGATGAGAAAAATTACACGACCCAAAGCCAAGCACACTGTCCACTACAGCCAAGCACAGGGAAGGCAATGCTCTCACAAACAGCAAATGGATTCAGTAGaggaaattttccatttctgtgtgtgtggcaACTTGCACAGCTGAGTGCTGATTTTGCTTAAAGTTCTCCTGACAGCTGTGACAAACATTAAGTTCAAAACTACATCACAAAACAGCCTCAACTTACgaaagttttaaaagaaaaaattttcattCCCCGTGCTAAGCCCTGATAtagtttttttattaaaaaataagaaagccACTGCTAAGAGAGCAGGTggcaggctgtgtgtgcagctggagctcacCTGCTGGGAGCGGGAGCTGAAGCTGCTGTGGTGGCTGTGCACGCTGCGGGAGCTGCGCAGGCTGTGCCCCGAGTGCTCGCTGTGCACGCTGCGCCGCTCAAACTCGTCCCCGTAGGGATCCCGCGCCGGCTCCGCCTCGTCGTCAAAGCTCCCGGTGAAACGGGGGTCGTACCTCCAGTTATCCTCGTATCGCTCGGTCctgagggacacacacacagcaggagtGAGCTCAGGCACCCACGGGGCTGAGGGAGGAAAGCTGGACTGTCACAGagatcttttatgaaaaatcctttccttaggatttctcatcctgagaagctgagaggcctcaggaacaaaatgtaaacaatgattatctgctgctgtggaatgcaacaggtggatctgtgattggcccatggtggttgtttctaattaatggccaatcacagtgagctggctcggacagagagcccgagccacaagcctttgttatcattctttctttttctattcctagctagccttctgatgaaatcctttcttccattcttttcgTATAGTTCTAATGTAgtatatatgataaaataataaatcaagctttctgaaacctggagtcagatcctcgtcacttccctcatcctcggacccctgtgaacacggtcacactgGACCCTGGTGCAGTTTGTTTGGGGGATCCCCGGGGAGCCCCCTAAGCTGTGTGCTCACTGGTAGCAGCAGGCAGGCAAGGAGACTCCATACGGATTCTGGGGGCGCTGATTAGATGAGGGTTTATTGGGGGTCCCACCCCTGGTGGGACCATCCTCATATCCACATACAGAAACAACCAATGGCCCCCGACCTTCGTAAAAACCACCAAATCCTGAAAATCATCAACGAGGCCCTAATCGATCTCCCAGCACCATCAAATATCTCAACATGATGAAATTTTGGATCTCTATTAGGTGTTTGCTTGGTTTctgagggagaagggggagagagggagagcctAGGGAGAAATGGACCAAGAGAGgtttggtgtccccagcacagtTTAACAGGGAGATTCAAAGTGGGCGCGGAATCAGACTTGGGCCAATAGGATTACAGATCCATGATCCTCCCCTGAAGTATCACAGGCTTGAAATAAACCCTACATTTTCAGGGGTGAGACAGAGAATACCATTTAACTAAAATGTAACACCACAGGACCTCGCTCCAGAAGGGCTCTTAAATCTGCCTACACTGAGGTTGTTGTTACAGTAAACAAACTGACGTTCCTTCACAGAGTTTGTCCAGATTATTCAAGATCAAGACCAACATTATACTCAGAGCGTGTTCTGAAAACCCACAGAATGTTCAACTGGTCTAAAAACAAGTGCTGCTACCTTCAATCCCCCTCTCAGAGTGATGTGATAGCTCATCTGGTTTCCCTCAATGACCTATGTTAAAGCTACAGAAAGAACTagcaacacacacacacacactagCAACTGCACTGTGAAATATGCGTAACACTGCATTTTAACAGCCTGCTCCAGAGAatctgctgccccagctctggaaaGAGCACTGGGAAAACCTGGATTGACTGTACAAACCTGCTGCCATATGGATATGCTTCTCTCTTCTGGTAAGGGTTGTGCTCAGCATCATACCAGTACCTCTGGTCATAACTCCTCGGGTCTCTGTACCTGGGGTCATATGGGTATCGTTCCCAGCGACTTGGatctttggaaaagaaaaagaaatggttcAGATATTGGTAGGTTTTGCCTATAAtctttttctgctcctttctcttTAATTACAAGTTGGTTTGACCCTGAAGCACAGAGCAAACCCAAAGAAATGTACTTAAAGCTACATAAATATGTCCACTCctttttacttcaaaaaaaagcttaaaaaatcaatttcacaCCTTTCAGAGAAACACTGCTGTTAGAGTTAGTTACTCCTGAGGGGTCAGTGCTTGCCTAAAATCTTTAAAACTCAATCCTACTATTTGTTATGAGATTCACAGAATCTCTGTGATCAGTCTGCAGAGTGCCAAGCAAAACATCTCAGGATGTGGACAGATGTTGCTCAAAACCCTCCCAGGCACTACACAAGCAATTACCTCCAGACTCCCAATGCCAGCATGTCTCAGTGAGCACTTAGATAATGAtggacaaaaccaaaatccagtCGTGAGTCAACTTTACACCCACCTAAAATTCACTTTACAGGTTTGCCTTCAGGTCACACACCAAGGGCACACCCCAGTGAAAGGCAGCCTTGCACCACATGGAACAAAACTGTTCTGAACCCTTACAATGGAGGGTTTGCACAAAGGAAAGGCAAACTGAAGGCTTGAGTGAGGAAtatctatggaaaaaaaatcagagttctTTTGGACACCTTACCTCCATAATCGTAGGAGTTTGGGTAATAGCCTGAATAATAATCACTCCATCCACCTTTTCCATAATAATCTTCTGTATACCCTTGcctgaaagaaagcaaacaagtaTTAAAAAAGTTGTTGTTCCTCCTTAATCTCTTCAAATTCAGCAGGAGGTAGGAAAAACTCTATGCCACAATTGATTAGGCAGAGTTGCATAgttaaaataatgcatttccAAGAAACCAAGGAGTCACAAAATTAAGACTTTACAGCCCAATATACCACTAAATTGTTGTGTGCCATTGAAAGCTGACAGCCCTTGGCACACAATTATTTAGTGGCTTTATAAACTGCTTTGGTGATAAGTTTAATTACTTACAGACAATTATTCACAAAAACTACTGCTATAATTAGCATCCTTTGAACTGTCTCAACAGAGAAGTCGATTATTTAGCAATTCATTAAGAAATAATAGCTCCCTCAAATTTAACAATGTTTTATTATACTGCTTATGATGAAGAAAATACTCATTTAGAGAGCTGATTGTCCAAACAAGCACAAAAACCTGGCTAAAGCCAGCACAGCAAAGAGTCAGTGCATACAAAAAGATGATTtcttctgatgaaaaaaaaaagatgtggcCATTATTTGAACTATCATGAGCCTTGATTATACAACATTTTCAGATCAtagaatttctgaaaaaagaCAGAGGATGAATGTTAGACGAAAAATGCAGTGTCTACAtgtatgtgcacacacataaatgtatatacatgtgtatatatatatatgtatacatcCATGTATGTTTGTACCTACACAGGTGCAGGAATCTcacaaacacacctgggcacacacacagcaggtgAAGATATTTAATGCCAGTGTGGATAGATGGAAACCTCCACCTTTCCCTACAACTGGTCCTACAACTCAGAGTGCAAACTCCAAAGCGGCCCAGCGAGTCCAGGAGTGTGGGAAGCCTGCTAACACAGCACTCACTCTGCAGAGGAGGTCTGATCTTATCACATCAGGTTTAGCCACCCAACCAGTCTCCCCAGTCTCCTCCAGAGAGATCTGATTCCTTTCTCCAAGCAGAGTTTACAAAGCTgctgtgccatccctgcacATTCAGGGCagtttcacacacacacagctctgctgccctgcagctgcacaccaCAGTCCCTGTCTGGCTGCACTGGCACTCACAcagcagccctgacacagcCACTTCTAGCAGGCTTTGATCTGCCCACTGCCACGTACAGAAACTTCAACCCCTTCTAAAAATAGCACCTCAGGAGAGTACACACCAGGAAGTGCTACTAGATCATTTCATTTATTATCATCTCATTTCAAGAGCTCACAGCACACTTAAATTCACTTAAGAAAATGGTAGAAGTTATCACATGGAGCTATAGCCATTGTTTTGTTCTCCTCAAGATCAAAATACATCTATAATCTTCTGGAGGTGGTAAACAAAATGTGATATTTGTAATTTGATCACTGCTCCATGAGTGAACTACCAACAACAGACAAACATTACAAAGGGTTTAATCATTTCCAGACAGGTAGCAGGAGTTTCTCTGTTAGAAACTGCAAATCCCTCAGCAGGTAACAACAGTAACATTTTGTCATTAATTTGAAGTTCATACAAATAACTTACACAATTATCATCAGAAAGTAGCAATCTCTTCAAAGTAATTTGCTCCTTCTTGCTTGAGTAGAGATTTaatcttgcttttatttaatattttcaagtaGCATCTGAACACATTGTTCCTCCTCACTCAAATGTCTATTTTGTATTAATCAGACAGATCAAGGCTTTTAAGTTTCCCTAATAGTGAAATGAGTGGGTGGGTCATGCCCACACAGCACCTCTGCCACACAGACCACATTCTGGGAGCTTTGTGAGGAAAGCTTATCCACAGCTGAGGGAATTGTGCACAAATGGACCTGACACAGCACCAGGATGCTGTCACCTGACTCACCACTCTCTTCTGAGCACCTGAAACACTGTGTATCCATAGTGCTGCAAGGCAAATCTCACCCAATGTGCAAAACTGCCATTCATTAACAGACCAAGGGGCCCCTGCTTAAGtgcaaggcagaaaataaaCGAGTATTGATTAACAACACCATGATCTGCACTGCTCTTTCACAGCAAACATCAGCACTGAGGCTATCACAGTGACTTCCTGCCTGGCAGAAACACCAACAACCCCCAAAGAActgaatgaaaggaaaaacaagcaagaGGAGAGCCTGGGGAATTGTATCCGACCCAGACACGGCAATTGATACCGTCCATCACTGCGGCAGCACACAAAGAGGTTTTGAATTCCTCCCTGTGGTTTATGCTGTAAAACTTCAACAGGCAccaccacagcccctgctctggggtaCCCAAATCTTGACTCAGCTGAGGATCACCCACCTGGAGGCAGGTCTGTCAGAGCAGTGGctggccctggagctgggccGCTCGGGCTCGGGGTAGCGGTAACTGCCGGGCTCCATGTAGGCAGCGCTGCTCTCGTAGTGCCGGTACCGGGGGTCGTACTGCCCGTAGCTGTCCTCCTGCAAGAGCACAGGCAAGGGAAAAGGCTTCACATCTCCAGAATTAACACttcaaaccaaaaaacatcACCATTCACACCACAGCAGTGAGCCATAGCTGTCCTCCTGCAAGAGCATAGGCAAGGGAAGAGGCTTCACATCTCCAAAATTAACAGttcaaaccaaaaaacatcACCATTCAcaccacagcagtgacacctgAAGAGGTATAATAAACTACAGCTTaacttttattactttttgtGGCAGAAGTTATAGTGAAGTTATTAATATCCTAAACTTAAGGGAAAAAACTTCATTATGTCTGGGCTAAAGGCATTTCAACCTTTCTACTAAACCATCAATAATTCAGGCAGCAGATAGAAACCAAGTTTGAGCACCTGGACTGCCAACTTTTTCCAAACAAATTGCTATGAGCTGACATCTGTGCCAACTGTAATTGGTATCAGGAACCACTTAAGTTTCCATAATCTTTGCAGTGTTAGTTTTGTTACTGCTGTCTGGATTTTCCCTACATTTAAACACTTAATGTGAATGCTCTGCTGAATGTTGATCGTGACACGACTGCTTAAATTCATAACTCCAAAATGAATAATATATGCTaagggggaagagagggaaaaatagaAACTTACCATGTAATAAAGGtgagctgctgtcctggggtCTGCAGGAGGGTAAGGCGGTGGATATGGGGCCTGGTAAGCATCGTAAGGATGTCTGTAGTAGTAGTAAGGGTTCTGGGGTGGACCAAAGGCTTCCTGAGGGGTCTGAGGAGGGGGTGGACGCTGCAGGTCTTGCTGCCCGTTGGGTGGCACtgcctgagcagtgctggcaggaggggctgtggctgctggagcacctggaggCTGTTCTGACACCGGTTGCTTCCCGAGACTCGTCTGGTCGTACCTTGGCTGGGCTGAACCTGCCTCTTGGGGCCCCCCAGGCTGGGGACGGTTACCCAGCACCTGGCTGTCCCCCTGCTGCATGGCCTTAGCCCCTGTGGAAATCTGGGAGTCTGCAGGAACTGAGGACTGCCCAGATGTTGGTGGCTGCATTTGAGCTGCTTGCATTTGtggctggggtggcagcactccctgtgcagctcggtctgctgcagcctggtgcTGCACATCTTTCGTCACCTGTTGGTAGAAATGTTGTTTGTCAGGCACCTCGGGACGCACCTGACCAGCACCAGCTGCCTGTTGGACTGGGGCACCAGAGGGTGACTGATTGTGCACCTGGACAGAATTacttgtgctgcttttctccaaCGTCCGTGGCACTGTGAAGTCCAGCACTCCAGAAGCTTCTTTGCTACTTGATTGATTTGCAGAATTATTAGCCTGTGCTATGGAATTAACAGCGGGGACCAGGCCACTTGCACTTCCACTGGGAAGATTTGTCCCAGGAGAAGCAGATGTGTTAGACCCTGGCTTGCTAGCAAATTCAGGAACAAGGCCTTCCACATTAACATTCTTTTGCCCTTCTGGAGTCAAATTAAGAGGCGTTTTCATAAGCAAGTTTGCAGGCTGATTAGAAGCAGCATCAGAAGAATTAACAGGACTTTGtaataaattatgttttaacAGATTAGTACTTGGAAGTGCATTAACTAAGAGAGATCCAACTTGCATCACAGGTAACGGCATGTTTTCCCCGCCAGCATGTGAACTTTGGGGACCCATCGCAGGCTTGTCCCCAACTCCAGAGTCCTTCATTGGCTGATTGTTTTCATTGTTGCTTAGCTGATTAGatagagaaatagaaaaattaattggCTGAGCCAAGTTATAGCTTTGATTAGGCTGAGCAATCAGGATAGGCTGATTTTGCAAAGACTCTGTAGGTGGAGAAGACAATAAACTTGCATAACCAGAACTTGCCTGAGACTGAAGTGCTTCTTCTTCTCCCATTTTGGGAGGGTTCTCAAGATTTTCAAAAGCTATATTTCCATCCTGGGAGTGCTGCACAGCAATAGTCCCTGGTTTACATGGCTGCTGATTAGACAGGCCTTCTTCTGGTGGCTGAATGACTTCCACAGTCTGTTTGGCAGGCACAtacactgcaggagcagcaggagctagGAGaacatttcccccaaaatttggtaACTCATTGTGAGCCCATAAAGTTGTTGCTGGGCTATCACACTTCTTAACTGCTCCCTGAGCTCTAGTTGAGGAGCGTCTCTCAGATACTGATTGTATATTTTCCACAACAGGTCCAGAGTGCAGCGTGTTTCCAGCCTCCCCAGCGCCTGGGTGTACCTGAGGCATGTAAATTGTTTCCAGATTATCTGGTGGCTGTTCAAGATTGCCAGGGGatgcagcaggcactgctgtgttCTTCTTGATATTCTTTTGGTTTGAGTGGTTCTCTCTTAATTCAACCACCATCTTTGCTTGGTCAATCTCTGCAGGTTTTATACCAACTCCATGGGACCTCACAGGTTCAAAAGAACTATTTGCACTTGTCTGAAACACTCCTGTAGGCTTAGGAGGACTTGGAGTGGGAGGCTGGGATAGATTGCCATGGTAGTTCTTGCTGAGGTTTAGCTCACCTGAATCACCTCCCAGAGGAGAGGAGTCAATCTGTTTGAAGAAGCTGGCAGAGGATTCCTCATCAGGCTTCCCAATTTCCTGCTGGATAAATGTACCGACTTGCTCCGGGGGCCGTGCAGAGCTGGAAGTGCTCCTGTGGCTGATGCTGCTGTAGTTGGAAGAGACGCTGTCTGGTCGGCCAGGGTGAGGTAAAGAGTCAGGTGCCTCCAGGTTTGGTCCTCCTTCAGCATGGCTCACAGCATTCTTGGGAAGCACCTGACCCGGGAAGGATCCGTACCTGTACGGATCGGGaccagcagcaggggaggaagcGTTGATGTTCTGGGGTTCACTTGGCAGCACCTCCTGATTCTGAATGCACTCCAGGTTCTCCACATTTTCGTACTGGGACCCAGCAGCTGGGTCACCTATCTGTGCCTTGTCATCACCAGCAAACAGAGAGTGCTTAGCAGCCTGTGCCTCCTGATGGCTGACAAGTTTAGGGAAGTACTGGGCATCCATTCCTTTCTGTACCATCTCACCAGCtgcacccagctgtgcctgagaGAGAATATTGGTTGCCACCTGCTGAGGATGCACAGGCTGGTGATACAGGGAGGCTGAATTTTGCTGACAGGCATCAAACTCTGTTTTCTCCATTAcgtattttttttcagatgaaagtatttcttcattttctgcctcATCCCCTTTGAAAAACATGGAGAGAGTTCCTGGATCTCGATCTGTGGGAATAAATCTATTTGACGTTTCAGACATAGCTGGAgactggtttttggggttgttttcctgagctgtgggaaggaCAAAACCGGAGTCTTGCAAAGGTGGCTGTGGGTAAAACTGTTCCTGGTAAGGTTGGTTTGACCAAGGGTTAGTCATGTCTGTGTTCTGCCTAAACACATTTCCAGGCTGGATGCTGTTCATGTGATGACTGCTGTTTGCAGGGCCATTTTTGCCATTCTTCTCACAACCAGCGGGTAAAGGCGCTTGCACGATGTTTTGTGGAATTCCTTGGTGCCCAGGGCCCTGTGGGACATTTGTGTGTGGAGGAGGGTGAGAAGTGCTGACGGAAGGCTGAGAAATGTTATGAACGTCAGTCTGAGGAGACGGCTCAGGATAGGGCACAAAATTCCGAACTGGAGACTGCAGATTGCCTGGGACAGGCCTCCACTGgggcccaggctgctggggaggtggtgggaaGAGTGCTGCCGTGTTGGGTGCTGAAGCTGCATCATTTGGATCTCTGCCAACATCCTGTCTAGCTCCAGGTTTGTTCGCTGCAGACACCGCTCCAGGATGCACACTGAaagaattttccactgctgctcctgggttATAATGCAAGGGCGCTGCAGGCCCACGGAGTCCAACATCAG
This window of the Camarhynchus parvulus chromosome 17, STF_HiC, whole genome shotgun sequence genome carries:
- the SEC16A gene encoding protein transport protein Sec16A isoform X1; translation: MQQPPQPVPPGAAPPPPAGVARNMYWRNSPLSRRANAAAAPVQPVTDPFAFGRQTPQGSPLDHPPKGSAPAAFPQPARAGDSPHGPHTSLPAPVAQAGIGTSSFPNVPVPSPSSGYVINSAAEGHPNADVGLRGPAAPLHYNPGAAVENSFSVHPGAVSAANKPGARQDVGRDPNDAASAPNTAALFPPPPQQPGPQWRPVPGNLQSPVRNFVPYPEPSPQTDVHNISQPSVSTSHPPPHTNVPQGPGHQGIPQNIVQAPLPAGCEKNGKNGPANSSHHMNSIQPGNVFRQNTDMTNPWSNQPYQEQFYPQPPLQDSGFVLPTAQENNPKNQSPAMSETSNRFIPTDRDPGTLSMFFKGDEAENEEILSSEKKYVMEKTEFDACQQNSASLYHQPVHPQQVATNILSQAQLGAAGEMVQKGMDAQYFPKLVSHQEAQAAKHSLFAGDDKAQIGDPAAGSQYENVENLECIQNQEVLPSEPQNINASSPAAGPDPYRYGSFPGQVLPKNAVSHAEGGPNLEAPDSLPHPGRPDSVSSNYSSISHRSTSSSARPPEQVGTFIQQEIGKPDEESSASFFKQIDSSPLGGDSGELNLSKNYHGNLSQPPTPSPPKPTGVFQTSANSSFEPVRSHGVGIKPAEIDQAKMVVELRENHSNQKNIKKNTAVPAASPGNLEQPPDNLETIYMPQVHPGAGEAGNTLHSGPVVENIQSVSERRSSTRAQGAVKKCDSPATTLWAHNELPNFGGNVLLAPAAPAVYVPAKQTVEVIQPPEEGLSNQQPCKPGTIAVQHSQDGNIAFENLENPPKMGEEEALQSQASSGYASLLSSPPTESLQNQPILIAQPNQSYNLAQPINFSISLSNQLSNNENNQPMKDSGVGDKPAMGPQSSHAGGENMPLPVMQVGSLLVNALPSTNLLKHNLLQSPVNSSDAASNQPANLLMKTPLNLTPEGQKNVNVEGLVPEFASKPGSNTSASPGTNLPSGSASGLVPAVNSIAQANNSANQSSSKEASGVLDFTVPRTLEKSSTSNSVQVHNQSPSGAPVQQAAGAGQVRPEVPDKQHFYQQVTKDVQHQAAADRAAQGVLPPQPQMQAAQMQPPTSGQSSVPADSQISTGAKAMQQGDSQVLGNRPQPGGPQEAGSAQPRYDQTSLGKQPVSEQPPGAPAATAPPASTAQAVPPNGQQDLQRPPPPQTPQEAFGPPQNPYYYYRHPYDAYQAPYPPPYPPADPRTAAHLYYMEDSYGQYDPRYRHYESSAAYMEPGSYRYPEPERPSSRASHCSDRPASRQGYTEDYYGKGGWSDYYSGYYPNSYDYGDPSRWERYPYDPRYRDPRSYDQRYWYDAEHNPYQKREAYPYGSRTERYEDNWRYDPRFTGSFDDEAEPARDPYGDEFERRSVHSEHSGHSLRSSRSVHSHHSSFSSRSQQSQLYRSNHDLTAYEPPAQAVHADYPYGGYEPSFDGQQPFPDYGYPAETAWSAVEQAPLRPSTPEKFSVPHICARFGPGGFLIKALPNLPSEGQPALVEIHSMETMLQHSPEQEEMRAFPGPLAKDETHKVDVINFAQSKAAQCFKNENLIDKESASLLWDFIVLLCRQNGTVVGTDLAELLLRDHKTVWLPGKSPNEANLIDFNNEALEQVEEESGEAQLSFLTDNLVTTVDSFEKETERFRELLLYGRKKDALESAMKHGLWGHALLLASKMDSRTHARVMTRFANSLPINDPLQTVYQLMSGRMPAASTCCGDEKWGDWRPHLAMVLSNLTNNVDLESRTIATMGDTLASKGLLDAAHFCYLMAQVGFGVYTRKTTKLVLIGSNHSLPFLKFATNEAIQRTEAYEYAQSLGSQPGCLPNFQVFKFIYACRLAEMGLAAQAFHYCEVISRTVLKDPHYYSPVLIGQLIQMSSQLRLFDPQIKEKPDQESFIEPPWLVTLRHVDGQIKEGAIAYNTDRSTPPPYECSTPSSELDRASQCDGGGGRDVGPGAENALLASLLPNMAQQMQSVQLMPSVPQAVLDGSAAMLPPGDQGSVPFYPVAPQPLGPGPGFAPQGFSNPYGTEPSPLYLGTALPPGGPPQEIEPQPEEQTNLETGMQRIAPESPSQNSFPEQREDDFYGRMANMGYGRRSRTTSESSAHSVGRERSNSAAKQPSPPPSAPAAKDTKKETKKEAAPRKTGGTWFRWLMGKGKNEAHLPDDKNKSIVWDEQKQRWVNLDEPEEESKPPPPPPTGFPKAAQAAPPGPGGPPGASVNVFSRRAAGSRARYVDVLNPGGTKASGAVPAPSDLFAPLAPMPIPANVFVPNSVPGESQPMEGSGAAEHTAAANQTNTDPAAAVEPEYLNPAALPPGSGLPVPNPDGSQSGELSRSSSMSSLSREVSQHFNQPAAVPPSGAPSAGAVPFYNPSQFAQSPAATGSSRLGRIGQRKYPTLK